Proteins encoded by one window of Fimbriiglobus ruber:
- a CDS encoding WD40 repeat domain-containing protein → MRPIAIAVSLCVLARADSSLAADSEPPLPEFAVARLGTSLFRTPGPIYSTAISRDGTLLAAGTTSASGQFPSQDIAIVVFDAKTGATRHRFNGYGHVVRGLSFSPDNRSLAAAHGDGSVSLHDLTTGQEVWRLKDVNSDCVLILPDGQSVAMQRGTSVVLVKIMDGTITQTLRSPERRIHAIAATDKGDRLAAAADSGFVFVWDLTSGVQTHRFLVKEKYALGLAFSPDGRRLAAAGFNNDYTVWDLTTKKLLWSMNPDPDGVGGPLVFSTDGQELLGLRRGGGVFDANTGAIKRRLDDLPSHHIAGVSGDRTLYAPVFSDHEARLVDIASGKQRNVVPGHRRPPAAAVFADGGPVVYTACEEEPIRRWDARTGKFDRAIKRTVISLIASPGGERIATLDKDGNIGILNVHSDEWTSFKKGAVFMGPGAIAPAGRDGWLYDELYQLEYFRWDGHASELKPCVTGRHFRLETSRPEDVRFATSPDGKQIIYTLARKDSPVVWWDAVTGKVIRSQPSTIPLAPRFFLPNGEYVLAESPAGITLIRADTGEIVRLVCPRDRLSLDRPLKAIAVSPDGRLLAAGRDHGIQLVEIATGEVRRVFQPGETLSSLAFSPDGSRLVSTGAGCAGLVWDVFAPASGHNASSLEKLSSVLENGTGQEAHDAICRLRQKPELVLSMARAIVPSKRENTDRVLRLLADLDDVSFPVRETAQRELTKFDRDTLPVIEEFLRKPNLSPESIARGERARDSLRRETVGSKLKRQLRVVELLEAVDTPEARAELGRLGRGDPGIRLTTEAGESLKRLESRPVPVPAAKSK, encoded by the coding sequence ATGCGCCCGATCGCAATCGCCGTGAGCCTGTGCGTGCTCGCACGGGCGGACTCATCACTGGCCGCCGATAGCGAGCCGCCGTTGCCGGAGTTCGCTGTCGCGCGGCTCGGGACGAGCCTCTTTCGCACTCCGGGGCCAATTTACAGCACGGCGATCTCCCGGGACGGGACGCTTCTGGCCGCCGGAACGACCAGCGCGAGCGGGCAGTTTCCTTCTCAAGACATCGCTATCGTCGTATTCGATGCTAAAACCGGCGCGACCCGACACCGGTTCAACGGCTACGGCCACGTCGTCCGCGGCCTCTCTTTTTCTCCGGACAATCGCTCTCTTGCGGCCGCCCACGGGGACGGATCTGTTTCGCTGCACGATCTGACGACGGGCCAAGAAGTGTGGCGCCTCAAGGATGTCAATTCGGACTGCGTCTTGATCTTGCCCGACGGTCAATCGGTCGCGATGCAACGAGGCACGTCCGTGGTACTTGTGAAGATCATGGATGGCACGATCACCCAAACCCTTCGCAGCCCCGAAAGACGAATTCACGCGATCGCGGCGACTGACAAAGGCGACCGCCTCGCGGCGGCGGCCGATAGCGGCTTCGTATTCGTCTGGGATTTGACATCGGGCGTGCAAACACACCGGTTCCTCGTCAAGGAAAAATACGCGCTCGGTCTCGCGTTCTCCCCGGACGGGAGACGGTTGGCCGCTGCCGGCTTCAACAACGACTACACCGTTTGGGATTTAACCACCAAAAAACTGCTCTGGTCTATGAACCCGGACCCCGACGGGGTCGGCGGGCCGCTCGTTTTCAGTACCGATGGCCAAGAACTCCTCGGACTACGTCGAGGTGGCGGCGTTTTTGACGCGAACACCGGTGCCATCAAACGGCGACTGGACGATCTGCCCTCGCACCATATCGCCGGTGTATCGGGTGACCGGACGCTTTATGCGCCGGTGTTTTCAGACCACGAAGCTCGTCTCGTCGACATCGCCTCGGGTAAGCAACGGAATGTCGTTCCGGGTCACCGGCGGCCCCCGGCGGCCGCGGTCTTCGCGGACGGCGGGCCAGTCGTTTATACGGCTTGCGAAGAGGAGCCCATCCGACGTTGGGATGCCCGCACCGGCAAATTCGACCGAGCGATTAAACGCACGGTCATTTCCTTGATTGCGTCACCGGGAGGCGAGCGGATTGCCACCTTAGACAAAGACGGCAACATCGGCATACTGAACGTCCATTCGGACGAATGGACATCCTTCAAGAAGGGCGCCGTGTTCATGGGGCCGGGGGCCATCGCGCCCGCGGGTCGAGACGGCTGGCTCTACGACGAACTCTATCAACTCGAATACTTCCGTTGGGACGGCCACGCGTCGGAATTGAAGCCGTGTGTCACGGGACGACACTTCCGGCTCGAAACGTCCCGGCCGGAAGACGTCCGTTTCGCCACATCGCCCGACGGCAAACAGATCATCTATACGCTTGCCCGTAAAGATTCTCCCGTGGTCTGGTGGGACGCGGTGACGGGGAAAGTGATTCGCTCTCAGCCCTCAACCATACCCCTCGCGCCGCGATTCTTCCTACCGAACGGAGAGTATGTCCTGGCGGAATCGCCAGCGGGAATCACCCTGATCCGCGCGGACACCGGGGAGATCGTCCGGCTCGTTTGCCCGCGCGACCGACTGAGCCTCGACCGGCCGCTTAAGGCTATCGCCGTCTCGCCAGACGGCCGTCTACTGGCCGCCGGGCGAGACCACGGCATCCAACTCGTTGAGATCGCTACCGGCGAGGTCCGCCGGGTTTTTCAACCGGGCGAAACACTCTCGTCGCTTGCCTTCTCTCCGGACGGCAGTCGGCTCGTCTCGACGGGGGCTGGCTGCGCCGGTCTTGTCTGGGACGTATTCGCCCCGGCTAGTGGTCACAACGCATCATCGCTCGAAAAGCTCTCGTCGGTTCTGGAAAATGGTACTGGTCAGGAAGCCCACGACGCGATCTGCCGGTTGAGGCAGAAACCGGAACTGGTTCTGTCAATGGCCCGTGCGATCGTACCGTCGAAGCGCGAAAACACGGACAGGGTACTGAGGTTGTTGGCCGACTTGGACGACGTCAGCTTTCCCGTGCGGGAAACGGCCCAGCGAGAGTTGACGAAATTCGACCGGGACACACTTCCCGTAATTGAGGAGTTCTTACGGAAGCCCAACCTGTCTCCCGAATCGATTGCCCGCGGCGAGAGGGCCCGCGATAGTTTGCGCCGAGAGACGGTCGGATCAAAACTCAAACGGCAATTGCGTGTGGTGGAACTTCTGGAAGCCGTCGACACACCGGAAGCCCGGGCCGAACTCGGACGGCTCGGTCGCGGCGATCCGGGAATACGGCTCACCACGGAAGCCGGCGAGTCGCTCAAACGTCTGGAGTCGCGCCCCGTACCGGTTCCAGCGGCCAAATCGAAATGA
- a CDS encoding SGNH/GDSL hydrolase family protein, whose protein sequence is MTRFLLALFGLALAIIPSVAADPPRVSRENIEWLDVWVPGNAVTDKPRVLLIGDSITRSYYGAVEERLKGKAVVARLTTSKSVGDPGLLAEVALVLSQTSFDVVHFNNGLHGWGYTEDEYAKAFPDFVAAIRHGAPKAKLIWATTTPVRVADKIDQIESRTESVKVRNKIAAAVVEKDGIPTDDLFTLVVDKPDWYSRDGVHLNAKGTTALGEQVTGQVLKVLADK, encoded by the coding sequence ATGACACGGTTCTTGCTCGCGTTGTTCGGTCTCGCACTCGCAATCATCCCGTCAGTTGCCGCGGACCCGCCGCGCGTCTCCCGCGAAAACATCGAGTGGTTGGATGTCTGGGTGCCGGGCAACGCCGTCACTGACAAGCCGCGGGTGCTGCTGATCGGCGACTCGATCACGCGCAGCTACTACGGCGCCGTCGAAGAACGGCTGAAGGGCAAAGCCGTGGTCGCCCGGCTCACGACGAGCAAGAGCGTCGGTGACCCGGGCCTGTTGGCCGAGGTGGCGCTGGTGCTTTCGCAAACGTCGTTTGACGTCGTTCACTTCAACAACGGGTTGCACGGCTGGGGGTACACGGAAGATGAGTATGCCAAGGCGTTCCCCGACTTCGTGGCGGCGATCCGCCACGGGGCTCCGAAGGCGAAGCTGATCTGGGCGACCACCACGCCCGTCAGGGTCGCGGACAAGATCGACCAGATCGAGTCGCGGACCGAGAGCGTCAAGGTGCGGAACAAGATCGCGGCCGCGGTGGTAGAGAAGGACGGTATCCCGACGGACGACCTGTTCACTCTCGTGGTCGACAAGCCCGATTGGTACTCCCGCGACGGCGTTCACCTCAATGCGAAAGGCACAACGGCCCTGGGCGAGCAGGTGACGGGGCAGGTGTTGAAGGTGCTGGCCGACAAGTAA
- a CDS encoding glycosyltransferase family 2 protein has product MSSTTFAASVRVSRSGLGVQVINQDKEPPAMTDPTGKLSVLIPVYNEEKTVSEILTRVLALGPVVKEIVVVDDGSKDGTANIVRARAEGEPKIRFYQAPKNQGKTAAIKQALEMATGEIIIIQDADLEYDPAEIPDVIGPILSGVADVVFGSRFLVRKAARVLYFRHYIANVFLTFLCNLLTNRNMTDIETCYKAFRAEVIKPMILTSKGFGMEVEISALICKTHARTYEVPISYYGRSYEEGKHISTMDGVAALWYIGYYNLIKPWLPSGKRYVKEVNAGLAKVGAGVMAAGKH; this is encoded by the coding sequence ATGAGTTCGACAACGTTTGCGGCGTCCGTCCGCGTGAGTCGGTCGGGACTGGGTGTTCAAGTCATTAACCAGGATAAGGAACCTCCCGCGATGACCGACCCGACGGGCAAGCTGTCCGTGCTGATCCCGGTCTACAACGAGGAGAAGACGGTCAGCGAGATCCTGACCCGCGTTCTCGCGCTCGGCCCGGTCGTCAAGGAGATCGTCGTCGTGGACGACGGCTCGAAGGACGGCACGGCGAACATCGTCCGCGCCCGGGCCGAGGGCGAGCCGAAGATCCGCTTCTATCAGGCCCCGAAGAATCAGGGCAAGACGGCCGCGATCAAGCAAGCGCTCGAAATGGCGACCGGCGAGATCATCATCATTCAGGACGCCGACCTGGAATACGACCCGGCCGAGATCCCGGACGTGATCGGGCCGATCCTGAGCGGCGTGGCGGACGTGGTGTTCGGCAGCCGGTTCCTGGTCCGCAAGGCCGCACGGGTGTTGTACTTCCGGCACTACATCGCGAACGTCTTCCTGACGTTCCTGTGCAACTTGCTGACGAACCGGAACATGACGGACATCGAGACCTGTTACAAGGCGTTCCGGGCCGAAGTGATCAAGCCGATGATCCTGACGAGCAAGGGCTTCGGCATGGAGGTCGAGATCTCGGCGCTGATCTGCAAGACCCACGCTCGGACCTACGAAGTGCCGATCTCGTACTACGGCCGGTCGTACGAGGAAGGCAAGCACATCAGCACGATGGACGGCGTGGCGGCCCTGTGGTACATCGGGTACTACAACCTGATCAAGCCGTGGCTGCCGTCCGGCAAGCGGTACGTCAAGGAAGTGAACGCGGGGCTGGCTAAGGTTGGGGCGGGTGTTATGGCCGCGGGGAAGCATTAA
- a CDS encoding efflux RND transporter permease subunit encodes MNSSLNPIVFALRHPVTVMAAVAALAVTSALATRRMPVDVFPKLELPIVYIAQPYGGMDPAQMESQLTSYYEGHSLYIAGIHHVESKTIQGMAIIKLFFHPGTDMGQAMAETVGYVNRARAFMPPGTVPPFIVRLDGGSAPVGYLVLESDTERSPGELQDLAILRVRPIFGSLRGVSSPPPVGGNLRTINVNVDPDRLKAYKLTLDDLTSAVAAGNTIIPSGNVRIGDQAPMVPLDGTVAKWQEVGDIPLKPGGSIYVRDVAQVEDGSDIATGYAVVNGKRTVYLTVTKRADASTLDVVNLLKANLPRMQEALPEGVKLRFEFDQSPYVTNAMFGVASEGALGAIFTGLMVLIFLRDWRSVIVVVLNIPLALMGALIALAATGQTVNLMTLGGLALSVGVLVDEATVEVENIHTQMERTDSVAVAVRRGNSETAVPRLLAMLCILAVFVPVFFMQGSARNLFAPLALAVSFAMITSYVLSSTFVPVVSVWLLRKAHVGGGDGHGHHGGFFDQITAVYGRLVGFTVRNRLAVIVAYIAATGTILAVGAPQVGREIFPIVDSGQFQLRIKAPTGTRIERTDELAREAIRRIEEAVGPGNLETSVGYVGVAPSSYPINAVYLWTGGPEEAVLRVALKKDSGVRIEDLKSQLRRDLPGQLKEWLAAKTTADGTPADESARRVENLRLSFEPADIVNEVMSFGSPTPVEVAVYGPNIADNKAHAAKVRAELEKITAIRDLQYGQAQDYPTIAVKLDRAKVGQSGVTVADVGKSFVEATSSSRFVVPMYWTETATGFGYLVQVQVPPRRMDSAREVGLIAVRPAEKGQLLLQDVAALIKEETTPAQYDRLNLRRMISLTGNVEGSDLGRVASAIDEAVKRAGTPPRGVRVDVRGQVEPMREIFSGLAFGLVFSVVSILILLTAYFQSPKLAGVAVAAVPAVLSGVVLALLATGTTLNIQSFMGAVMAVGVAVANAILLVTFAESQRKGLPEGPNRAADAATDGGVRRLRPILMTSLAMLAGMIPMALGLGEGGDQTAPLGRAVIGGVLASTLATLLILPAVFTMARSRDGVASASLDPEDPDSSHYRPDEMAAQAGH; translated from the coding sequence ATGAACTCTTCGCTCAACCCGATCGTTTTCGCCCTGCGCCACCCGGTCACGGTGATGGCCGCGGTCGCCGCACTGGCAGTCACGAGCGCGCTCGCGACCCGCCGGATGCCGGTGGACGTCTTTCCGAAGCTCGAACTGCCGATAGTGTACATCGCGCAACCCTACGGCGGGATGGATCCGGCCCAAATGGAAAGCCAGCTCACGAGCTACTACGAAGGGCACTCGCTGTACATCGCCGGGATTCACCACGTCGAAAGCAAGACGATCCAGGGCATGGCGATCATTAAACTGTTCTTCCACCCCGGCACGGACATGGGCCAGGCGATGGCCGAGACGGTCGGGTACGTGAACCGGGCGCGGGCGTTCATGCCGCCGGGGACCGTGCCGCCGTTCATCGTCCGACTCGACGGCGGCAGCGCCCCGGTCGGGTATCTGGTGCTGGAAAGCGACACCGAGCGGTCGCCCGGCGAGTTGCAGGATCTCGCGATCCTCCGCGTCCGGCCGATCTTCGGTAGTCTCCGCGGCGTGTCCAGCCCGCCCCCGGTCGGCGGGAACCTCCGCACCATCAACGTGAACGTCGACCCCGACCGGCTGAAGGCCTACAAGCTCACGCTCGACGACCTGACCTCGGCCGTGGCGGCCGGAAACACCATCATCCCGTCTGGTAACGTCCGGATCGGCGACCAGGCTCCGATGGTCCCGCTCGACGGGACTGTGGCCAAGTGGCAAGAAGTCGGCGACATCCCACTGAAGCCGGGCGGGAGCATCTACGTTCGGGACGTGGCCCAGGTCGAGGACGGGTCCGACATTGCCACCGGGTACGCGGTGGTGAACGGTAAGCGGACGGTTTACCTCACCGTAACCAAGCGGGCGGACGCCAGCACGCTGGACGTGGTGAATCTGCTCAAGGCCAACCTCCCGCGGATGCAGGAAGCCCTGCCCGAGGGCGTGAAACTGCGGTTCGAGTTCGACCAGTCGCCTTACGTAACCAACGCCATGTTCGGCGTGGCCTCCGAAGGCGCGCTCGGGGCCATCTTCACCGGGCTGATGGTGCTGATCTTCCTCCGCGACTGGCGGAGCGTGATTGTCGTCGTATTGAACATCCCGCTCGCGCTGATGGGGGCCTTGATCGCCCTCGCCGCCACCGGCCAGACGGTCAACCTGATGACCCTCGGCGGGCTGGCCCTCTCGGTCGGCGTGCTGGTCGACGAGGCGACGGTCGAGGTTGAGAACATCCACACGCAGATGGAGCGGACCGATTCGGTCGCGGTCGCGGTGCGACGCGGGAACAGCGAGACGGCCGTGCCGCGGCTGTTGGCGATGCTCTGCATCCTGGCTGTGTTCGTGCCGGTCTTCTTCATGCAGGGCTCGGCCCGGAACTTGTTCGCCCCACTCGCGCTGGCCGTCAGCTTCGCGATGATTACGAGCTACGTCCTGTCCAGCACGTTCGTCCCCGTGGTCTCGGTCTGGCTGCTGCGGAAGGCGCACGTCGGTGGGGGCGACGGGCACGGGCACCACGGTGGCTTCTTCGACCAGATCACGGCCGTGTACGGGCGGCTCGTGGGCTTCACGGTCCGCAATCGGCTGGCTGTGATCGTCGCCTACATCGCCGCCACGGGCACGATCCTGGCCGTTGGAGCGCCCCAGGTCGGTCGGGAGATTTTCCCGATCGTCGACTCCGGACAGTTCCAGCTCCGCATCAAAGCCCCGACGGGAACACGTATCGAGCGGACTGACGAACTCGCCCGCGAGGCGATCCGGCGGATCGAGGAGGCGGTCGGGCCGGGGAACCTGGAGACCTCCGTTGGATACGTCGGGGTCGCCCCGTCGAGCTACCCGATCAACGCCGTCTACCTATGGACCGGCGGGCCGGAGGAAGCCGTCCTCCGGGTGGCGCTCAAGAAGGATAGCGGCGTCCGGATCGAAGACCTCAAGTCACAGCTCCGGCGAGACCTGCCGGGGCAACTCAAGGAGTGGCTGGCGGCCAAGACGACGGCCGACGGCACCCCGGCGGACGAAAGCGCCCGACGGGTTGAGAACTTGCGGCTGTCGTTCGAGCCGGCCGACATCGTGAACGAGGTGATGAGCTTCGGCTCGCCGACGCCGGTCGAGGTCGCCGTGTACGGCCCGAACATCGCGGACAACAAGGCGCACGCGGCCAAGGTCCGTGCGGAACTGGAAAAGATCACCGCCATCCGCGACCTGCAATACGGCCAGGCTCAGGACTATCCGACGATCGCGGTCAAGCTCGACCGCGCCAAGGTCGGCCAGAGTGGGGTCACCGTCGCGGACGTGGGCAAGTCGTTCGTCGAGGCGACATCGTCCAGCCGGTTCGTGGTTCCGATGTACTGGACCGAAACGGCCACCGGCTTCGGCTATTTGGTCCAGGTCCAGGTTCCGCCCCGGCGGATGGACTCCGCCCGAGAAGTGGGGCTCATCGCCGTCAGGCCGGCCGAGAAGGGCCAACTTCTCCTTCAGGACGTGGCCGCGTTGATCAAGGAGGAGACCACCCCGGCCCAATACGACCGGCTGAACCTTCGCCGCATGATTAGCCTGACGGGGAACGTCGAAGGGAGCGATCTCGGCCGCGTGGCGAGCGCCATCGACGAGGCCGTGAAGCGGGCCGGGACGCCGCCGCGCGGGGTCCGGGTGGACGTTCGCGGGCAGGTCGAACCGATGCGGGAAATCTTCTCCGGGCTGGCTTTCGGGCTGGTGTTCTCGGTGGTCTCGATCCTGATCCTCCTGACGGCGTACTTCCAGTCGCCGAAGCTGGCGGGCGTGGCCGTGGCCGCGGTGCCGGCGGTGCTGTCTGGCGTCGTCCTCGCGCTGCTCGCGACGGGCACGACCCTGAACATTCAATCGTTCATGGGCGCGGTGATGGCGGTCGGGGTGGCGGTCGCGAACGCGATTTTGCTTGTGACGTTCGCCGAAAGTCAGCGAAAAGGGCTGCCGGAAGGCCCGAATCGGGCGGCCGACGCGGCGACGGACGGTGGGGTCCGCCGGTTGCGGCCGATCCTGATGACCTCCCTGGCGATGCTCGCCGGGATGATCCCAATGGCCCTGGGCCTGGGCGAAGGTGGCGACCAGACGGCCCCCCTCGGTCGGGCGGTCATCGGCGGGGTGTTGGCATCCACGCTGGCCACCCTGCTGATCCTCCCCGCGGTGTTTACCATGGCCCGGAGTCGGGACGGCGTCGCGTCCGCTTCTCTCGATCCGGAAGACCCGGACAGCAGCCACTACCGACCTGACGAAATGGCCGCCCAGGCGGGTCACTAA
- a CDS encoding DUF1559 domain-containing protein codes for MFHSIRRRGFTLIELLVVIAIIAILIGLLLPAVQKVREAASRAKCSNNLKQIALSMHNYHDVNGTLPPGVADATPYWGMGNWQVSILPFIEQVALRNMYLDYGISNGRTYADPANLSGTTGKQVSTLLCPSDTPNTGGYPANGQSATYHNYVVNFGNTGIDESANWQVATFNGLTFMGAPFTRGRPKALNLITDGTSMTLMVSEVIQGQRHDLRGCTWWGTGSGFETSLRPNDTSPDLSWTDSSWCDTNAPNPPCAFRSAVYVFGARSRHTGGVNVALCDGSIRFISNSIQTATWQALSTSQGGETVGDY; via the coding sequence ATGTTTCATTCGATTCGCCGCCGAGGTTTTACGCTGATCGAGTTGTTGGTCGTCATCGCGATTATCGCGATCCTCATCGGGCTGCTGCTGCCCGCCGTCCAGAAAGTCCGCGAGGCCGCCAGCCGGGCCAAGTGCAGCAACAATCTCAAACAGATCGCCCTGAGTATGCACAATTATCACGACGTTAACGGGACACTACCCCCGGGCGTCGCGGACGCCACACCCTACTGGGGCATGGGCAACTGGCAGGTCTCCATCCTTCCGTTCATCGAGCAGGTCGCGCTCCGCAACATGTACCTCGATTACGGCATTTCGAACGGCCGCACGTATGCCGACCCCGCGAACCTGAGCGGCACGACGGGCAAGCAGGTCAGCACGCTCCTTTGCCCCAGCGACACCCCGAACACCGGCGGCTACCCGGCGAACGGCCAGAGCGCGACCTACCACAACTACGTGGTGAACTTCGGGAACACGGGCATCGACGAGTCCGCCAACTGGCAGGTAGCAACATTCAACGGCCTCACCTTCATGGGCGCACCGTTCACCCGCGGCCGACCGAAGGCACTCAACCTGATCACGGACGGTACGAGCATGACGCTCATGGTTTCCGAGGTGATCCAGGGTCAGCGGCACGACCTGCGCGGCTGCACGTGGTGGGGCACCGGGTCGGGGTTCGAGACCTCGCTCCGGCCCAACGACACGTCGCCCGACCTCTCGTGGACAGACAGTTCGTGGTGTGACACGAACGCCCCGAACCCGCCGTGCGCGTTTCGCAGTGCCGTGTACGTCTTCGGTGCCCGCAGCCGGCACACGGGCGGCGTGAACGTCGCCCTGTGCGACGGCAGCATTCGTTTCATTTCCAACAGCATTCAAACCGCCACCTGGCAGGCACTCAGCACGAGTCAGGGCGGCGAGACGGTGGGGGACTACTAA
- a CDS encoding efflux RND transporter periplasmic adaptor subunit — protein MMKFNEPGSHMEPTPTLTAAPPAPPSPVHSPRRRWPWVAAAGAVVVAAGGFGQAHLRDSASATTPLSAAAATTPAPEVSTVRPVRKTIRKVIEQPGRVEGYEQTPIFVKIPGFVQEWKVDIGHRVTAGQVLAELSVPEEREELKRREANADLARAEITAAERSLDAARADVAKAEAVVRQANATQARTDAALTRWKAEFTRTERLRVSGASSQQEFDAAQDSYRSAEAAWREAEAGIESAVAARQSAEANRVRAEANVTVSRAKLAVAEADARRQAEWLKYATVTAPFTGVVAQRNVDRGQYVMPPASGVNQAPLFVVVRTDPVRVFVDVPETEASLVADGMPVTIRIQAKEDMEIPGTVTRSSWALDLSTRTLRVQIDLPNLTGHLRPGMFAAAKFVLERPGAWVVPTGAVVTTDEQPYAVRVENGKTIKTAVKLGARQAGMVELLQKQTRPALRGESTPWESVTGTEDFLTARPAGWSDGMAVATTAAAK, from the coding sequence ATGATGAAGTTCAACGAACCGGGCTCGCACATGGAGCCGACGCCCACCCTGACGGCCGCGCCGCCCGCGCCCCCCAGCCCGGTCCATTCGCCCCGGCGGCGGTGGCCGTGGGTCGCGGCCGCGGGGGCGGTGGTAGTCGCGGCCGGCGGTTTCGGCCAGGCCCACCTCCGGGATTCCGCTTCGGCGACTACCCCGCTGTCCGCGGCCGCCGCGACGACCCCGGCACCGGAAGTCTCGACCGTCCGGCCGGTCCGCAAGACGATTCGCAAGGTGATCGAACAGCCGGGCCGCGTCGAGGGGTACGAGCAGACGCCGATCTTCGTCAAGATTCCCGGCTTCGTCCAGGAATGGAAGGTGGACATTGGCCACCGGGTGACGGCCGGCCAGGTGTTGGCCGAGTTGTCCGTCCCGGAAGAACGGGAAGAACTCAAGCGGCGGGAGGCCAACGCAGACCTGGCCCGTGCGGAAATCACCGCGGCCGAGAGGTCGCTCGACGCCGCCCGGGCGGACGTCGCCAAGGCGGAGGCGGTCGTCCGTCAGGCCAACGCGACCCAGGCCCGAACCGACGCGGCCCTGACGCGGTGGAAGGCCGAGTTCACCCGAACCGAACGTCTCCGCGTCTCGGGAGCCTCCAGCCAGCAAGAGTTCGACGCGGCGCAAGACTCCTACCGATCGGCCGAGGCGGCCTGGCGGGAGGCGGAGGCCGGGATCGAGTCCGCGGTGGCGGCCCGGCAGTCGGCCGAGGCCAACCGGGTGCGGGCGGAGGCCAACGTCACCGTCTCACGGGCCAAGCTCGCGGTCGCCGAAGCGGACGCCCGCCGGCAGGCCGAGTGGCTGAAGTACGCGACCGTGACGGCCCCGTTCACCGGCGTCGTCGCCCAGCGGAACGTCGACCGCGGGCAGTACGTCATGCCGCCCGCGTCCGGCGTCAACCAGGCGCCGTTGTTCGTCGTCGTCCGCACCGATCCCGTCCGCGTGTTCGTGGACGTGCCGGAAACCGAGGCCTCGCTCGTGGCGGACGGGATGCCGGTGACGATCCGCATCCAGGCGAAGGAAGATATGGAAATCCCCGGCACCGTCACCCGGTCGAGCTGGGCGCTCGACCTGAGTACGCGGACGCTCCGCGTGCAGATCGACCTGCCCAACCTGACCGGTCACCTGCGGCCGGGAATGTTCGCGGCTGCCAAGTTCGTGCTGGAGCGGCCGGGGGCGTGGGTCGTTCCGACTGGTGCGGTCGTCACCACCGACGAGCAACCTTACGCCGTCCGGGTGGAGAACGGGAAGACGATCAAGACCGCGGTCAAGCTCGGTGCCCGCCAGGCCGGAATGGTCGAGCTACTGCAAAAGCAGACTCGTCCGGCTCTGCGGGGGGAAAGCACCCCGTGGGAATCGGTGACCGGCACCGAAGACTTCTTGACGGCCCGGCCGGCGGGATGGTCGGACGGGATGGCGGTCGCGACGACCGCAGCCGCCAAATAA
- a CDS encoding carboxypeptidase regulatory-like domain-containing protein, whose product MALFHRSTAGARRPLRLVVLAVVVISVAGCDSGGKLKPVSGTVTYKGEPLDTGSVTFLYTDQPGPAGGAVITNGKFKIASPAGLEPGKYRVQISSPKGVGQRTPEQIAAGASAPAKERIPPSYNTESKVTVDVTASGPNEFSWAID is encoded by the coding sequence GTGGCTCTGTTCCACCGTTCGACGGCGGGCGCCCGGCGCCCGCTTCGACTCGTCGTACTGGCCGTGGTCGTTATTTCCGTGGCGGGCTGCGATTCGGGAGGCAAGCTCAAGCCGGTGTCCGGCACGGTGACGTACAAGGGCGAGCCGTTGGATACCGGCTCGGTGACGTTCCTGTACACCGACCAGCCCGGCCCGGCGGGCGGGGCCGTGATCACCAACGGCAAGTTCAAGATCGCGTCGCCGGCCGGCCTGGAGCCGGGCAAGTACCGGGTGCAGATCAGTTCCCCGAAAGGGGTAGGCCAGCGGACGCCGGAGCAGATCGCGGCCGGCGCGTCGGCCCCGGCGAAGGAGCGGATTCCACCGAGTTACAACACCGAGAGCAAGGTCACGGTCGATGTCACCGCGTCGGGGCCGAACGAATTTAGCTGGGCGATCGACTGA
- a CDS encoding acyltransferase: MADPQPSTAPPAVVVPPHRPSPAKNAIKAMVHAVATIAVAPWLVSYWVGALVIGKNRALEGASQALALLPGITGIYLRRAFLARVLARCDRSAEVGFGTLFSQVGAVIEENVYVGPRCHLGLVYLQKDVLVAAGVHIPSGGQTHYSDDPTRPIREQGGERRAVTIGAGAWIGSAAVVLADVGAGTIVGAGSVVTKPLPANVIAAGVPARVIRPRFALDSGTQDEGAS, encoded by the coding sequence ATGGCCGACCCGCAGCCGAGTACCGCCCCGCCCGCGGTCGTTGTCCCGCCCCACCGACCCTCGCCCGCGAAGAACGCGATCAAGGCGATGGTTCACGCGGTGGCGACCATCGCCGTCGCGCCGTGGCTGGTGTCGTACTGGGTCGGGGCGCTGGTGATTGGGAAGAACCGGGCGCTGGAGGGGGCTTCGCAGGCTCTCGCCCTACTGCCGGGCATCACGGGGATTTACTTGCGGCGAGCGTTCCTGGCGCGGGTGTTGGCCCGCTGCGATCGGTCGGCCGAAGTCGGGTTCGGGACGTTGTTTTCGCAGGTAGGAGCGGTGATCGAGGAGAACGTCTACGTTGGCCCGCGGTGCCATTTAGGACTAGTTTATTTGCAGAAAGACGTGCTCGTCGCGGCCGGGGTTCACATCCCGAGCGGTGGGCAGACCCACTATTCCGACGACCCGACCCGGCCGATTCGCGAGCAGGGCGGGGAGCGGCGGGCGGTGACGATCGGGGCCGGGGCCTGGATCGGCAGCGCGGCCGTCGTGTTGGCGGACGTGGGGGCAGGAACGATCGTCGGGGCCGGGTCGGTGGTGACGAAGCCGCTGCCCGCCAACGTGATCGCGGCCGGGGTGCCGGCCCGGGTGATTCGCCCGCGATTCGCCCTGGATTCGGGTACGCAAGACGAAGGAGCGTCATGA